The following proteins come from a genomic window of Sphaerisporangium rubeum:
- a CDS encoding Lrp/AsnC family transcriptional regulator, with product MTTPPKARRDNNHEGKPGPVVLDAISKRIIEELQADGRKPYAAIGKAVGLSEAAVRQRVQRLLDAGVMQIVAVTDPLTLGFPRQAMIGIKCEGDLETVADKLSSIEEIDYVVLTAGSLDIMVEVVCEGDNHLLEILGKIRAIPTVRATETFVYLKLRKQTYSWGTR from the coding sequence ATGACGACGCCGCCGAAGGCGCGCCGGGACAACAACCACGAGGGAAAGCCCGGTCCCGTGGTGCTCGACGCGATCTCCAAGCGCATCATCGAAGAACTCCAGGCCGACGGCCGCAAGCCCTACGCCGCCATCGGCAAGGCCGTGGGCCTGTCGGAGGCCGCCGTCCGCCAGCGCGTCCAGCGCCTGCTCGACGCCGGAGTCATGCAGATCGTCGCCGTCACCGACCCCCTCACCCTGGGTTTCCCCCGCCAGGCCATGATCGGCATCAAGTGCGAAGGCGACCTGGAGACCGTCGCCGACAAGTTGTCATCCATCGAAGAGATCGACTACGTCGTCCTCACCGCAGGCTCTCTGGACATCATGGTCGAGGTCGTCTGCGAAGGAGACAACCACCTGCTGGAAATCCTCGGTAAAATCCGCGCCATCCCCACCGTCCGCGCCACCGAGACCTTCGTCTACCTCAAGCTCCGCAAACAGACCTACAGCTGGGGCACCCGCT